The proteins below are encoded in one region of Luteolibacter sp. Y139:
- the pstC gene encoding phosphate ABC transporter permease subunit PstC produces MPETPTQVPADHPFRRKGRGTDGLIKFFFASNAGLTIVILVLIIVFLIREGSSFFPSYRAELQLYRKAGLEFVDIPRKDLTAHEQMSSLLNRAYFAQVNEGCREEMLRSQEAAAIVSYLGDAVAPAQTALQKVTENAGDAGVPKELQDKLTAKYKELLGEGVAGKFGTGLPTSPHLSEAERSQLISAFGARAPLSTDDPPLIVTIQAQLAAKKAEASQPLADFRAAIDAFADASAPLDTLVMETGDTVKATKEAANLHEIEVAKRETLLDAARGAKSAEAKTQLEADAQAAVTTEPVDFKMYLEPVLARLTEFKEANAALSAALAEVQQKLPAKLADDKADRYLATFRKAVDQYSKEISDTMPAMESWKNDAPIGLGTTIWGFLSGRDWITGGEWQDFYGIIPLFTGSLLIAVIALSLAIPLGVGAAIYTNQLAGRRQQNFVKPVIEFLQAIPSVVLGFLGIAVLGTILQETSTKDAFSWMPGFPIQQRLNMFTAGCLLGLMAIPTIFSLSEDALNNVPSAFAEASDALGASKLQTVFRVVFPAAISGVLAAVLLGLGRVIGETMVVLLVAGNRIKIPDFTEGLGVFFQPAHTLTGIIAQELGEVPFGSVHYRALFVVGMVLFAMVLAINWTAQRLLHKFRISHE; encoded by the coding sequence ATGCCTGAGACGCCTACCCAAGTTCCTGCCGACCATCCCTTCCGCCGGAAGGGGCGCGGCACGGACGGCTTGATCAAGTTCTTCTTCGCCAGCAATGCCGGCCTGACGATTGTCATTCTGGTCCTGATCATCGTCTTCCTGATCCGGGAGGGCTCGAGCTTTTTCCCGAGCTACCGCGCGGAGCTCCAGCTCTACCGCAAGGCGGGTCTCGAGTTCGTGGATATCCCGCGCAAGGACCTGACGGCGCATGAGCAGATGAGTTCGCTGCTCAACCGCGCGTATTTCGCACAGGTCAATGAAGGCTGCCGTGAGGAGATGCTCCGATCGCAGGAAGCGGCGGCAATTGTCAGTTATCTCGGTGACGCGGTCGCCCCGGCGCAGACGGCGCTCCAGAAGGTGACGGAGAATGCCGGCGACGCGGGTGTCCCGAAGGAGCTTCAGGACAAGCTGACCGCGAAGTACAAGGAACTGCTGGGCGAAGGGGTGGCCGGTAAATTTGGCACCGGACTCCCGACATCCCCGCACCTCTCCGAGGCGGAGCGTTCGCAATTGATTTCAGCATTTGGCGCGCGTGCGCCGCTTTCCACCGACGATCCGCCGCTGATCGTCACGATTCAAGCGCAGCTTGCCGCGAAGAAAGCGGAGGCTAGCCAGCCGCTGGCGGATTTCCGCGCGGCGATCGATGCTTTCGCCGATGCTTCGGCTCCTCTCGATACGCTGGTCATGGAGACCGGCGACACGGTCAAGGCGACCAAGGAAGCCGCCAACCTGCACGAGATCGAGGTCGCCAAGCGCGAGACCTTGTTAGATGCCGCCCGGGGTGCCAAATCGGCCGAGGCGAAGACACAGCTTGAGGCCGATGCGCAGGCTGCCGTGACCACCGAGCCGGTGGATTTCAAGATGTATCTGGAGCCGGTGCTCGCGCGCCTGACGGAGTTCAAGGAGGCCAATGCGGCGCTTTCGGCCGCGCTTGCCGAGGTCCAGCAGAAGCTTCCCGCCAAGCTGGCGGATGACAAGGCCGACCGCTACCTCGCCACCTTCCGCAAGGCGGTCGACCAGTATTCCAAGGAGATTTCCGATACGATGCCGGCGATGGAGTCGTGGAAGAACGATGCTCCCATTGGCCTGGGCACGACCATCTGGGGCTTCTTGTCCGGTCGCGACTGGATCACGGGCGGTGAATGGCAGGACTTCTACGGAATCATTCCACTTTTCACGGGCTCGCTGCTGATCGCCGTCATCGCCTTGTCGCTGGCGATCCCGCTCGGTGTGGGTGCGGCGATCTACACGAACCAGCTCGCAGGCCGCCGCCAGCAGAACTTCGTGAAGCCGGTCATCGAGTTCCTCCAGGCGATTCCGTCGGTGGTGCTCGGTTTCCTCGGCATCGCGGTGCTGGGCACGATCCTTCAGGAGACCTCGACGAAGGATGCCTTTTCGTGGATGCCGGGCTTCCCGATCCAACAGCGGCTTAACATGTTCACGGCCGGCTGCTTGCTCGGCCTGATGGCGATCCCGACGATCTTCTCGCTTTCGGAAGACGCGCTGAACAACGTTCCTTCCGCCTTCGCCGAGGCTTCAGATGCGCTTGGTGCTTCCAAGCTCCAGACGGTCTTCCGGGTGGTCTTTCCCGCCGCGATTTCCGGTGTGCTTGCCGCGGTCTTGTTAGGCCTGGGCCGCGTGATCGGGGAGACGATGGTGGTGCTGCTGGTCGCAGGCAACCGCATCAAGATCCCGGATTTCACCGAGGGCCTCGGTGTTTTCTTCCAGCCGGCGCACACGTTGACCGGCATCATCGCGCAGGAGCTGGGTGAGGTGCCCTTCGGCAGCGTCCACTACCGCGCGCTCTTCGTTGTCGGTATGGTGCTCTTCGCCATGGTGCTCGCCATCAACTGGACTGCCCAGCGCCTGCTTCACAAATTCCGTATCAGCCACGAGTGA
- the pstB gene encoding phosphate ABC transporter ATP-binding protein PstB: MVNGQSTVPAIAVDSLRFNYGAKQVLHDISLDIQSREITAFIGPSGCGKSTLLRCFNRINDRIPSAKITGGAIRIAGIDISRPDLDLQVLRRRVGMVFQKWNPFPKSIYDNIAYGLRIHGEKNSKAIDERVEYCLRRVALWDDVKDRLKTSAFGLSGGQQQRLCIARTIATKPDIILMDEPCSALDPLSTLKVEELLLELKKEYTIVIVTHNLAQASRCADKTAFFYLGKLIEHGTTQKIFSNPSVRQTEQYVSGAFG, encoded by the coding sequence ATGGTAAACGGTCAGTCCACTGTCCCGGCAATCGCCGTCGATAGCCTGCGCTTCAACTACGGGGCCAAGCAGGTGCTGCACGACATCAGCCTCGATATCCAGTCGCGCGAGATCACGGCTTTCATCGGGCCGTCCGGATGCGGGAAGTCGACGCTGCTGCGTTGCTTCAATCGCATCAACGATCGCATCCCCAGTGCGAAGATCACGGGTGGCGCGATCCGCATCGCGGGCATCGATATTTCCCGCCCGGACCTCGATCTGCAAGTGCTCCGCCGTCGCGTCGGCATGGTCTTCCAGAAGTGGAATCCTTTCCCGAAGTCGATCTACGACAACATCGCCTACGGCCTGCGCATCCACGGCGAGAAGAACTCGAAGGCGATCGACGAGCGCGTCGAATACTGCCTGCGACGTGTCGCCCTGTGGGACGACGTGAAGGATCGTCTCAAGACCAGTGCCTTCGGTCTGTCCGGTGGTCAGCAGCAGCGGTTGTGCATCGCACGGACCATCGCGACGAAGCCGGACATCATCCTGATGGATGAGCCCTGCTCGGCGCTGGATCCGCTCTCGACGCTGAAGGTGGAGGAGCTGCTGTTAGAGCTGAAGAAGGAATACACCATTGTCATCGTCACCCACAATCTGGCCCAGGCCAGCAGGTGTGCGGACAAGACGGCGTTCTTCTACCTCGGCAAGCTGATCGAGCACGGGACGACGCAGAAGATCTTCTCGAATCCGAGTGTGAGGCAGACGGAGCAGTATGTGTCGGGAGCGTTTGGTTGA
- a CDS encoding porin: MKYQTTQATTALLGALSSLAFAGDPAPAPAPAAESGSMFADFNFCEWLSSKPGTVKIPENPWVQSLVFEGRYHWNAAYIDGEGTNGRDFSETYTDARRFRLGGKIGFLNYFAYKGVVNMVDDQRFNGGELHYGYEDFDESYFTFDLVKAFSISGVDALTLNYGRFKWHGGLEARTSSNALITVERSALSNKLYQSARPTGVFVTATKGRLSGIFGVSSTDEGTDDAGVDTGNVEGWGGWNDGVMFNTELVYSATDDLRFGWEFIYNNADERFHDEDSLLDYRWATTLSGEYAIGNGGVSVEGFLGDNGGADMQSNAKRRGNFWGVVVMPYYWIVPAKLQAVVQLMYAGAEEDQGIRTNSRYVRATNYGGGGNPNIVNGGRGDELFTAYAGLNYLVCGDNLKFQLGAELSHLETPNVGDGDVDALTWQFGFRTFF, from the coding sequence ATGAAGTACCAAACGACCCAAGCCACCACGGCGCTTCTCGGCGCCCTTTCCAGCCTCGCCTTCGCCGGTGATCCCGCGCCCGCTCCTGCCCCCGCCGCCGAAAGCGGCTCGATGTTCGCCGACTTCAATTTCTGCGAATGGCTCTCGAGCAAGCCCGGCACGGTCAAAATTCCGGAGAATCCTTGGGTCCAGAGCCTCGTCTTCGAAGGCCGCTACCATTGGAATGCCGCCTACATCGATGGCGAAGGCACCAACGGCCGTGACTTTAGCGAGACCTACACCGACGCCCGCCGCTTCCGTCTCGGTGGCAAGATCGGCTTCCTCAACTACTTCGCCTACAAGGGCGTGGTGAACATGGTCGACGACCAGCGCTTCAATGGCGGCGAACTGCATTACGGATACGAGGATTTCGACGAGTCCTACTTCACCTTCGACCTGGTCAAGGCCTTCAGCATCTCCGGAGTGGACGCCCTGACCCTGAACTACGGCCGTTTCAAATGGCACGGCGGCCTTGAAGCCCGCACCTCCTCGAACGCACTCATCACTGTCGAGCGCTCGGCCCTGTCGAACAAGCTCTATCAAAGCGCCCGCCCGACGGGTGTCTTCGTGACCGCCACCAAGGGCCGCTTGAGCGGTATCTTCGGCGTCTCCAGCACCGATGAAGGCACCGATGACGCCGGCGTTGACACCGGCAACGTCGAAGGCTGGGGCGGCTGGAACGACGGCGTGATGTTCAATACCGAATTGGTCTACTCCGCCACCGACGACCTCCGCTTCGGATGGGAATTCATCTACAACAATGCCGACGAGCGCTTCCACGACGAGGACTCGCTGCTCGACTACCGCTGGGCCACCACCCTCTCCGGCGAATACGCCATCGGCAATGGCGGCGTGAGCGTCGAAGGTTTCCTCGGCGACAATGGCGGTGCCGACATGCAGTCGAACGCCAAACGCCGCGGAAACTTCTGGGGCGTCGTGGTCATGCCTTACTACTGGATCGTCCCCGCCAAGCTGCAGGCCGTGGTTCAGCTCATGTATGCCGGTGCCGAAGAAGACCAGGGCATCCGCACCAACAGCCGCTACGTCCGCGCCACCAACTACGGCGGCGGCGGCAATCCGAACATCGTCAACGGCGGCCGCGGCGACGAACTCTTCACCGCCTACGCCGGCCTCAACTACCTGGTCTGCGGCGATAACCTGAAGTTCCAGCTCGGCGCTGAACTCAGCCACCTGGAAACCCCGAATGTCGGCGACGGCGATGTCGACGCCCTCACCTGGCAGTTCGGCTTCCGCACGTTCTTCTGA
- a CDS encoding serine/threonine protein kinase, protein MPEGELEIAYCHACGTSMDVSEVAPFSNVECPNCGKHTRVKREFGPYTLMKRHAIGGMSVVFMAQDNTLNREVIVKILNEEYGSDNKRIAAFEEEARITASFSHPHVVRVFTTGRAFGRFYIAMELVPGGHFEHHIRERGSIPEAEMLPLAIQVAAGLKAAQAAGLIHRDMKPGNILLDGAGNAKIVDFGLALVTKGGKAQATEIWATPYYVPPETIEGLPEDFRSDMYAFGATLYHALAGKPPCNEESMDTNKLREVKKKILPLAKAAPWLSAETCAVVDRAMAHDPAQRFRSYDDLLAALEAARQRLASGAAAPPVKAGNGSRRGSNIGEKIGLGVAAALILGALGFAGWWVTREEPKPQISQGGTSPTPVAVDPSGGDNSARISSAYRSAGESLRSSDYTKARTLFAEVRDQAGVLEPTGSWAAGEAVIASYLDGKSEQARKDAGDAAEHIKGAAGIAENNREFLLDGLDKVSGLRPVAWSAESPAPTGPALLIAMIAGLRNWEHGMPDLALPHFKAVLAAEPKGADAWVASYQEILRGYLSDAEKLRSAIPEKFPDSADACRGLADELHAVHASLKTKGRARFNLRALQLDLEKHARLLGGGSPVAPSEDPPPTPPAGDPLVQVRKTAAACHFAEAAAAIKSSGFPDKAGEPRVSALLLLAEAAASFLGDLEDKLAAPPEGVVLELRDHTKLDHITGTRSGGIKILDATGSPRDVEWAEVSPDSVIELHRQLVKSETSELERLRRHEQAIAFDLLAGDPARGKKAGESLASSYPAFKRRWDLLQAGLE, encoded by the coding sequence ATGCCGGAGGGGGAACTGGAGATCGCTTATTGCCACGCCTGTGGGACGTCGATGGACGTGAGCGAGGTTGCCCCATTTTCGAATGTGGAGTGCCCGAACTGCGGGAAGCACACGCGGGTGAAGCGGGAGTTCGGCCCCTACACGCTGATGAAGCGTCACGCGATCGGTGGCATGAGCGTGGTCTTCATGGCGCAGGACAACACCCTCAACCGCGAGGTGATCGTCAAGATCCTGAACGAGGAATACGGCAGCGATAACAAGCGGATCGCGGCTTTCGAGGAAGAGGCGCGGATCACGGCGTCCTTCAGCCATCCGCATGTGGTGCGTGTCTTCACGACGGGGCGGGCCTTCGGGCGATTTTACATCGCGATGGAACTCGTGCCCGGCGGGCATTTCGAGCATCACATCCGCGAGCGCGGGTCGATCCCGGAGGCGGAAATGCTGCCGCTGGCAATCCAAGTGGCCGCCGGTCTGAAGGCTGCGCAGGCGGCCGGCCTGATCCATCGCGACATGAAGCCGGGCAACATCCTGCTGGATGGTGCCGGGAACGCGAAGATCGTCGATTTCGGCCTCGCCCTCGTCACCAAGGGCGGCAAGGCGCAGGCCACTGAAATCTGGGCGACGCCCTATTATGTGCCGCCCGAGACGATCGAGGGGCTGCCGGAGGACTTCCGCTCGGACATGTATGCCTTTGGCGCCACTCTCTACCACGCGCTGGCCGGAAAGCCGCCGTGCAATGAGGAGTCGATGGACACCAACAAGCTGCGGGAGGTCAAAAAGAAGATCCTGCCGCTGGCTAAGGCCGCGCCGTGGCTGAGTGCCGAGACCTGCGCCGTGGTGGATCGGGCGATGGCCCATGATCCGGCGCAGCGTTTCCGTTCTTACGATGATCTATTGGCCGCGCTGGAGGCTGCTCGCCAGCGTCTTGCGAGTGGTGCCGCAGCTCCTCCTGTGAAGGCCGGGAATGGTTCCAGGCGTGGCTCGAATATCGGTGAAAAGATCGGACTCGGGGTCGCCGCCGCCTTGATCCTAGGGGCGCTCGGCTTCGCCGGATGGTGGGTGACCCGTGAGGAACCGAAGCCGCAGATTTCACAAGGCGGGACCAGCCCGACTCCCGTGGCGGTCGATCCATCGGGTGGCGACAATAGCGCGCGTATCAGCTCCGCCTATCGCTCGGCAGGCGAATCGCTGAGATCCAGCGACTACACCAAGGCGCGGACGCTTTTTGCGGAAGTCCGCGATCAGGCCGGCGTGCTCGAGCCGACCGGTTCCTGGGCTGCCGGCGAGGCGGTGATCGCCTCCTATCTCGATGGCAAGAGCGAGCAGGCGCGGAAGGATGCGGGCGATGCTGCCGAGCACATCAAGGGTGCCGCTGGCATCGCCGAGAACAACCGTGAGTTTTTGTTAGATGGCTTGGACAAGGTTTCCGGGCTGCGCCCTGTGGCGTGGAGTGCGGAGTCTCCTGCTCCGACCGGGCCGGCCTTGCTGATCGCGATGATTGCCGGCTTGAGGAATTGGGAGCACGGGATGCCGGATCTCGCCCTGCCGCACTTCAAGGCAGTGCTCGCCGCCGAGCCAAAGGGAGCCGATGCCTGGGTGGCCTCCTATCAGGAAATCCTGCGCGGCTACCTGAGTGATGCGGAAAAGCTGCGGTCCGCGATCCCGGAGAAGTTTCCCGATAGTGCGGACGCTTGCCGTGGCTTGGCCGATGAGCTCCACGCTGTCCATGCCTCGCTGAAGACGAAGGGTCGCGCGCGCTTCAATCTGCGCGCTTTGCAGCTGGATCTGGAGAAGCACGCCCGGTTGCTGGGCGGGGGGAGTCCTGTCGCTCCGTCCGAAGATCCACCGCCAACGCCACCCGCCGGAGACCCGCTGGTGCAGGTTCGCAAAACCGCTGCGGCCTGTCATTTCGCTGAAGCTGCTGCGGCCATCAAATCTTCGGGCTTCCCGGACAAGGCCGGCGAGCCTCGCGTTTCCGCCTTGCTGCTATTGGCTGAGGCGGCAGCGTCCTTTCTCGGTGATCTGGAGGATAAGCTCGCTGCTCCGCCGGAAGGCGTGGTGCTGGAGCTGCGCGACCACACCAAGCTCGACCACATCACTGGCACTCGCAGCGGCGGGATCAAGATCCTGGATGCCACCGGTTCGCCGCGTGATGTCGAATGGGCCGAGGTTTCCCCCGACAGCGTGATCGAGCTGCACCGGCAACTGGTGAAGAGCGAAACCAGCGAACTGGAGCGCCTGCGCCGCCATGAGCAGGCGATCGCCTTCGACCTATTGGCCGGGGATCCGGCACGGGGGAAGAAGGCGGGCGAGAGCCTCGCATCCAGCTATCCGGCCTTCAAGCGGCGCTGGGATTTGTTGCAGGCGGGGTTGGAGTGA
- a CDS encoding phosphate ABC transporter substrate-binding protein produces MRTTIRFAAASLFAGAMLAASASAQNISIKGSDTLGAKLVPQLAESFSAKNKGVKFDIAAEGSSTAFPALANGTAQIGMSSRKAKPEEITAARAKGIKLNEVEACHDMIVVIVNKANGIKALTKDQVAKIFTGQVKDWSEVGGTPGPISIYTRNTASGTYKDWQTLAMKGRNYPDSAQKLAGNEQIAQEVAKNKNGVGYVGLAYSKASGVADITIEGVEPVAANATKYAYSRACYYYIPETADATAKAFVEFATGAEGQKIAERLGFVPNK; encoded by the coding sequence ATGCGCACCACCATCCGATTCGCCGCCGCCAGCCTCTTCGCGGGAGCCATGCTCGCCGCCAGCGCCAGCGCGCAAAATATCAGCATCAAGGGATCCGACACCCTGGGTGCCAAGCTCGTTCCGCAGCTTGCCGAGAGCTTTTCCGCAAAGAACAAGGGCGTGAAGTTCGACATCGCCGCTGAAGGTTCGTCCACCGCCTTCCCGGCGCTGGCGAACGGCACGGCCCAGATCGGCATGTCTTCCCGCAAGGCCAAGCCTGAGGAAATCACTGCCGCCCGCGCCAAGGGCATCAAGCTCAATGAAGTGGAAGCCTGCCACGACATGATCGTGGTCATCGTGAACAAGGCGAACGGAATCAAGGCCCTGACCAAGGATCAGGTTGCCAAGATCTTCACCGGCCAGGTGAAGGACTGGAGCGAAGTCGGCGGCACTCCGGGCCCGATCTCGATCTACACCCGCAACACTGCCTCCGGTACCTACAAGGACTGGCAGACCCTCGCCATGAAGGGCCGCAACTATCCGGACAGCGCCCAGAAGCTGGCTGGTAACGAGCAGATCGCCCAGGAAGTGGCCAAGAACAAGAACGGCGTCGGCTACGTGGGCCTCGCTTACTCCAAGGCCTCCGGAGTTGCCGACATCACCATCGAAGGTGTCGAGCCGGTTGCCGCGAACGCGACCAAGTACGCTTACAGCCGCGCTTGCTACTACTACATTCCGGAAACTGCCGACGCCACCGCGAAGGCCTTCGTGGAATTCGCCACCGGTGCTGAAGGCCAGAAGATCGCCGAGCGCCTTGGCTTCGTGCCGAACAAATAA
- a CDS encoding RluA family pseudouridine synthase: MELRVDSDAGTRLDAYLAARIPELSRSRIQELIREQFILRNGQPAKPRDSVAVGDALRIAIPEAVPAEAQPQDIPLNILFEDDQLVVLDKESGIVVHPAAGNPDGTLVNALLHHCQGRLSGIGGVERPGIVHRLDKDTSGCMVVAKTDLAHHSLTEQFSGRTMEKLYLAVAQGIPNPQQGTVFTHIGRHPVNRQKMAVVNPPGGKTAITDYEVLSIDRSTGSSMVLCHLHTGRTHQIRVHLLHLGCPLVGDPIYAKPEKQKAKPGRLMLHAWRLQFDHPVTKERMKFEAAIPPEYTPWLQMLDHPLPLA, from the coding sequence GTGGAACTCCGTGTGGACAGCGATGCCGGCACCCGCCTCGACGCCTATTTGGCGGCGCGGATCCCGGAGCTTTCCCGCTCCCGCATTCAGGAGCTGATCCGCGAGCAATTCATCCTGCGCAATGGCCAGCCGGCCAAGCCGCGCGACTCCGTGGCCGTCGGCGATGCGCTCAGAATCGCCATCCCCGAAGCCGTCCCCGCCGAGGCCCAGCCGCAGGACATCCCGCTCAACATCCTCTTCGAAGACGACCAACTCGTGGTGCTCGACAAGGAGAGCGGCATCGTCGTCCACCCCGCCGCGGGAAATCCCGATGGCACCCTGGTGAATGCCCTCCTCCACCACTGCCAAGGCCGGCTCTCCGGCATCGGCGGTGTCGAGCGGCCGGGCATCGTCCATCGCCTCGACAAGGACACCTCCGGGTGCATGGTCGTCGCCAAGACCGACCTCGCCCACCACTCGCTCACCGAGCAATTCTCCGGGCGCACGATGGAAAAGCTCTACCTCGCCGTGGCGCAGGGCATTCCGAATCCTCAGCAAGGCACCGTCTTCACTCACATCGGCCGCCATCCGGTGAACCGCCAGAAGATGGCCGTGGTCAATCCCCCCGGTGGCAAGACCGCCATCACCGACTACGAAGTTCTCTCCATCGACCGCTCCACCGGTTCGTCGATGGTGCTATGCCACCTGCATACCGGCCGCACCCACCAGATCCGCGTGCATCTCTTGCACCTAGGCTGCCCGCTCGTCGGCGACCCCATCTACGCCAAGCCGGAGAAACAAAAGGCCAAGCCCGGCCGCCTGATGCTACACGCCTGGCGCCTGCAGTTCGATCATCCCGTCACCAAGGAGCGGATGAAATTTGAAGCCGCGATCCCGCCGGAATACACACCGTGGCTGCAGATGTTAGACCACCCTCTCCCCTTAGCCTGA
- the pstA gene encoding phosphate ABC transporter permease PstA, with amino-acid sequence MDNPEQLIRKGVHHERFKENLVKVALGGLTWGVVLVALLIFGRICWDGMPVLFKPHFPFIDIAFLTERTQTLHVFDDASGVRHSLPADQYHAWVDQHGAGALFNEMSYSYSGGGIAGPIVGTALLTLLSTGLALFFGVAAAIYLSEYAKQGRFIQWVRLAILNLAGVPSIVFGLFGFAVFVLAAPVFTGTPVDRTLLAIPLGFTYLSFQGWNSSLIAGSATLACMILPVIITASEESLKAVPQGFREASLALGATRWHTIRKCVLPFALPGILTSSVLSLARAAGETAPIMFTAAVAAKDTMPWEGEGGILGTFQSQVQALPYHIYTLAARIPTSDYTERAQYGSVFVFLMMIFLFSTVSIILRNRVRSKLKW; translated from the coding sequence ATGGACAATCCCGAACAACTCATTCGCAAAGGCGTCCATCACGAACGGTTCAAGGAGAACCTGGTGAAGGTGGCGCTCGGCGGCCTCACCTGGGGCGTGGTGCTGGTCGCGCTACTGATCTTCGGCCGCATTTGCTGGGATGGCATGCCTGTGCTATTCAAGCCGCACTTTCCTTTCATCGACATCGCCTTCCTGACCGAGCGGACCCAGACGCTCCATGTGTTCGATGATGCGTCCGGAGTCCGTCACAGCCTGCCGGCGGACCAGTATCATGCCTGGGTGGACCAGCACGGGGCAGGGGCTCTCTTCAATGAGATGTCCTACTCCTACTCGGGCGGTGGCATTGCCGGTCCGATCGTCGGAACTGCCTTGCTCACGCTACTGAGCACGGGTCTGGCACTGTTCTTCGGGGTGGCAGCGGCTATCTATCTCAGCGAGTATGCCAAGCAAGGCCGCTTCATCCAGTGGGTGCGTCTGGCCATTCTCAATCTCGCTGGCGTGCCTTCGATCGTATTCGGTCTCTTCGGCTTCGCGGTGTTCGTGCTGGCTGCGCCGGTGTTCACCGGCACGCCTGTGGATCGCACGCTGCTGGCGATTCCGCTGGGCTTCACTTACCTGAGCTTCCAAGGCTGGAACTCCTCGCTGATTGCGGGGTCCGCCACGCTGGCGTGCATGATCCTGCCCGTGATCATCACAGCCTCGGAGGAGTCGCTGAAGGCGGTGCCGCAGGGGTTCCGCGAGGCTTCGCTGGCGCTGGGCGCGACCCGCTGGCACACGATCCGCAAGTGCGTGCTGCCGTTTGCCTTGCCGGGCATCCTGACCTCATCCGTGCTTTCGCTGGCCCGTGCTGCCGGTGAGACGGCTCCGATCATGTTCACCGCTGCGGTCGCGGCGAAGGACACGATGCCGTGGGAAGGGGAGGGCGGAATTCTCGGCACCTTCCAGAGCCAGGTGCAGGCGTTGCCATATCACATCTACACGCTGGCCGCGCGCATCCCGACCTCTGACTACACCGAGCGCGCCCAGTATGGCTCGGTCTTCGTTTTCCTGATGATGATCTTCCTGTTCTCGACCGTCTCCATCATCCTCCGCAACCGCGTCCGCTCGAAACTCAAATGGTAA